The following are from one region of the Mesorhizobium sp. B2-8-5 genome:
- a CDS encoding SIS domain-containing protein, with protein MMANTTHMRREIDEIPEAAARLLDGSASALAEAGRGLRERDPHFVVTVARGSSDHAATFMKYAVELTAGLAVASVGPSIASIYGAKLRLRGSACLAVSQSGKSPDIVAMAETARAGGALTVAITNTADSPLARASDYAIDILAGPERSVAATKTFVNSAVAGLALMAHATDDQPLLKALAGLPGHFEKAIACDWMALAGALENPQSLFILGRGPSFAIASEAALKFKETCAMHAEAYSAAEVMHGPLALVGPGFPVLALAARDASEPSVAEAADGLTAKGAAAFITSDKAKAAKLLPHVATGHPLTDPLPLIVSFYGFVEAFARHRGLDPDTPRNLRKVTETV; from the coding sequence ATGATGGCAAACACCACCCATATGCGGCGCGAGATCGATGAGATCCCTGAAGCCGCCGCCCGCCTTCTCGACGGCTCGGCTTCGGCTTTGGCCGAGGCCGGTCGCGGCCTGCGCGAGCGCGACCCGCATTTCGTCGTCACCGTGGCGCGCGGCTCGTCCGACCACGCCGCGACCTTCATGAAATATGCCGTCGAGCTGACGGCGGGCCTTGCCGTCGCCTCGGTCGGGCCGTCGATCGCGTCCATTTATGGCGCCAAGCTCAGGCTGCGCGGCTCCGCATGCCTGGCGGTCTCGCAGTCGGGCAAAAGCCCCGATATCGTCGCCATGGCCGAAACGGCAAGGGCCGGAGGAGCGCTCACTGTCGCGATCACCAACACGGCCGACTCGCCGTTGGCGCGCGCCTCGGATTATGCCATCGACATCCTGGCAGGGCCGGAACGCTCCGTCGCCGCCACCAAGACCTTCGTCAATTCGGCCGTCGCCGGCCTTGCGCTGATGGCGCACGCGACCGACGACCAGCCGTTGCTGAAGGCGCTCGCCGGCCTGCCTGGCCATTTCGAGAAGGCGATCGCCTGCGACTGGATGGCGCTTGCCGGCGCGCTGGAGAACCCGCAGTCGCTGTTCATCCTCGGCCGCGGCCCATCCTTCGCGATCGCCAGCGAGGCGGCGCTGAAGTTCAAGGAAACCTGCGCCATGCATGCCGAGGCCTACAGCGCCGCAGAGGTCATGCATGGGCCGCTGGCGCTGGTCGGACCGGGTTTCCCGGTTCTGGCGCTTGCCGCGCGCGATGCGTCCGAACCCTCGGTCGCCGAGGCGGCCGACGGGCTGACGGCCAAGGGCGCGGCCGCCTTCATCACCTCCGACAAGGCGAAGGCCGCGAAACTCCTGCCGCATGTCGCCACCGGCCACCCGCTGACCGATCCGCTGCCGCTGATCGTGTCCTTCTACGGCTTCGTCGAGGCCTTCGCGCGCCATCGCGGCCTCGACCCCGACACGCCGCGCAACCTGCGCAAAGTGACGGAAACCGTATGA
- a CDS encoding N-acetylglucosamine kinase: MKFVLGIDGGGTSCRAALATVDGAVVGRAKSGAANIRTDLTGARANIVEAARQAFLAAGHDPELIPRTPAILGLAGANVGTYRQQLEAILPFSQSRVETDAEIALEGAVGSGDGAMAILGTGTAYMARKGGKSRAIGGWGFQVGDQGSGARIGRDLLEQTLLAYDGIRPGSPLTDAMLAVFRNNPEDVVEFTTNAKPGDFGGFAPKVFDHAEKGDLVANWILGKAVADVEASLGALDLAEDAPLCLLGGLAPLYAPRLSARYQALLKAPLDDALGGAVQMALRIFARGSEVGR, from the coding sequence GTGAAATTCGTGCTCGGCATCGATGGCGGCGGCACCAGCTGCAGGGCGGCCCTTGCGACCGTCGACGGCGCTGTCGTCGGCCGCGCCAAAAGCGGCGCCGCCAACATCCGTACCGACCTCACCGGCGCCCGCGCCAACATCGTCGAGGCGGCCAGGCAGGCTTTCCTCGCCGCCGGCCACGATCCGGAGCTGATCCCGCGGACACCTGCCATCCTTGGCCTCGCCGGCGCCAATGTCGGCACCTATCGGCAGCAGCTCGAGGCAATCCTGCCTTTCAGCCAAAGCCGTGTCGAAACCGATGCCGAGATCGCGCTCGAAGGCGCGGTCGGTTCCGGCGACGGCGCCATGGCCATCTTGGGCACCGGCACCGCCTATATGGCGCGTAAGGGCGGAAAATCGCGCGCCATCGGCGGCTGGGGTTTCCAGGTCGGCGACCAGGGCAGCGGCGCCCGCATCGGCCGCGACCTGCTCGAGCAGACGCTGCTTGCCTATGACGGCATTCGTCCAGGCTCCCCCTTGACCGACGCCATGCTCGCCGTCTTCCGCAACAATCCGGAAGACGTGGTCGAATTCACCACCAACGCCAAGCCGGGCGATTTCGGCGGCTTCGCGCCAAAGGTCTTCGACCATGCCGAAAAGGGCGATCTCGTCGCCAATTGGATCCTCGGCAAGGCGGTGGCCGATGTCGAGGCTTCGCTCGGCGCGCTCGATCTCGCCGAAGATGCCCCGCTCTGCCTGCTCGGCGGCCTGGCGCCGCTTTATGCGCCGCGTCTCTCGGCGCGCTATCAGGCGCTGCTGAAAGCTCCGCTCGACGACGCGCTCGGCGGCGCCGTGCAGATGGCCTTGCGCATCTTCGCCAGGGGTTCGGAGGTCGGCCGATGA
- a CDS encoding malonate--CoA ligase: MTNHLFGAFRSHMPAPDRLLMETDDGRSITYGDMLAKSAQLAHALAQAGVEPGDRVAVQVEKSPEAALLYLATLRAGAVFLPLNTAYTLPELDYFFRDAEPRLIVCDPDRLSGVEPLAASIGATVLTLSRDGQGTLASQASRQATDFSDVARGPDDLAAILYTSGTTGRSKGAMLSHENLASNARVLVEQWRFGADDVLIHALPIFHTHGLFVATNVILMAGAKMFFEQKFDPARILSLMPRATALMGVPTFYVRLLQQHGLTREAAKAIRVFISGSAPLLAETHKAWRERTGHAILERYGMTETNMNTSNPYDGERRAGTVGFPLPGVSLRITDPETAKPLAQGETGMIEVKGPNVFAGYWRMPEKTRAEFRDDGFFITGDLGLIDTDGYVHIVGRGKDLIISGGYNVYPKEIESEIDALDGVSESAVVGVAHPDFGEGVTAVVVRKPGSAISAADIAGAIAGRLAKYKHPKQVIFVDELPRNTMGKVQKNVLRESYKDIYAVRGAG, encoded by the coding sequence ATGACCAATCATCTCTTCGGCGCTTTCCGTTCCCATATGCCGGCGCCAGACCGGCTGCTGATGGAGACGGATGACGGCCGTTCGATCACCTATGGCGACATGCTGGCGAAGTCGGCGCAACTGGCGCATGCGCTGGCGCAGGCCGGCGTCGAGCCCGGCGACCGCGTCGCCGTCCAGGTCGAGAAGAGCCCGGAGGCGGCGCTGCTCTATCTCGCCACGTTACGCGCCGGCGCGGTCTTCCTGCCGCTCAACACCGCCTACACGCTGCCAGAGCTCGACTATTTCTTCCGCGACGCCGAGCCGAGGCTGATCGTGTGCGATCCGGACCGTCTTTCGGGCGTCGAGCCGCTTGCCGCATCGATCGGCGCGACGGTGCTCACGCTCAGCCGCGACGGGCAGGGAACGCTCGCCAGCCAGGCTTCGCGGCAGGCGACGGATTTCAGCGATGTCGCGCGCGGGCCGGACGATCTTGCCGCTATCCTCTACACGTCCGGCACGACCGGCCGTTCCAAGGGCGCGATGCTCAGCCACGAGAACCTTGCTTCCAATGCTCGCGTGCTGGTGGAGCAGTGGCGCTTCGGCGCCGACGACGTGCTGATCCATGCGCTGCCGATCTTCCATACGCACGGCCTGTTCGTGGCCACCAACGTCATCCTGATGGCCGGCGCGAAAATGTTCTTCGAGCAGAAATTCGACCCGGCGCGCATCCTGTCGCTGATGCCGCGCGCGACCGCGCTGATGGGCGTGCCGACCTTCTATGTACGGCTGTTGCAGCAGCACGGCCTGACGCGCGAAGCGGCCAAGGCCATCCGAGTCTTCATCTCCGGCTCGGCGCCGCTACTCGCCGAGACGCACAAGGCCTGGCGCGAGCGCACCGGCCACGCCATCCTCGAGCGCTACGGCATGACCGAGACCAACATGAACACGTCCAATCCCTATGACGGCGAACGGCGCGCCGGCACGGTCGGGTTCCCCTTGCCCGGCGTCTCATTGCGCATCACCGACCCCGAGACCGCCAAGCCGCTGGCCCAGGGCGAGACCGGCATGATCGAGGTCAAGGGCCCGAACGTCTTTGCCGGCTATTGGCGCATGCCCGAAAAGACCAGGGCCGAGTTCCGCGACGACGGCTTCTTCATCACCGGCGATCTCGGGCTGATCGATACCGACGGCTATGTCCACATCGTCGGGCGCGGCAAGGACCTGATCATCTCGGGCGGCTACAATGTCTATCCGAAAGAGATCGAGAGCGAGATCGACGCGCTCGACGGCGTCAGCGAAAGCGCGGTTGTGGGCGTCGCCCATCCGGATTTCGGCGAAGGTGTCACCGCGGTCGTGGTGCGCAAGCCGGGATCGGCGATCAGCGCCGCCGACATTGCCGGCGCCATCGCCGGCCGGCTGGCGAAATACAAGCACCCGAAGCAGGTGATCTTCGTCGACGAACTGCCGCGCAACACGATGGGCAAGGTGCAGAAGAACGTGCTGCGCGAGTCGTACAAGGATATCTACGCGGTGCGTGGAGCCGGCTAA
- a CDS encoding GntR family transcriptional regulator: MSAADQIFAMLKESSQSGAPLYLQLRRSIEEAVNRGLIGPGDALPSERDIASKADISRVTVRKAVQDLVKGGILVQRHGSGTFVAPRMERVEQSLSRLTSFTEDMARRGMNVRSVWLDRGLYAPSPDEMMVLGLSSTELVARVARLRIANDTPLAIERAALSASVLPDPEAIGSSLYAALGTTGNRPVRAVQRISATNLGDADARLLEVPPGVAGLQIERISYLASGKVIEFTRSVYRGDAYDFVAELRLTGPGEEIRQ; this comes from the coding sequence ATGAGCGCCGCCGACCAGATCTTCGCCATGCTGAAAGAGTCCTCGCAGAGCGGTGCGCCGCTCTATCTGCAGCTGAGGAGAAGCATCGAGGAAGCGGTCAATCGCGGCTTGATCGGCCCCGGCGACGCGCTGCCGTCCGAGCGCGACATCGCCAGCAAGGCCGATATCTCGCGCGTCACCGTGCGCAAGGCGGTGCAGGACCTGGTCAAGGGTGGCATCCTCGTGCAGCGTCATGGCTCGGGCACCTTCGTCGCGCCGCGCATGGAGCGCGTCGAGCAGTCGCTGTCGCGGCTCACCTCCTTCACCGAGGACATGGCGCGCCGCGGCATGAATGTGCGCTCCGTCTGGCTGGACCGCGGCCTCTATGCGCCGTCGCCGGACGAGATGATGGTGCTGGGCCTGTCATCGACCGAACTGGTGGCGCGCGTCGCGCGCCTGCGCATCGCCAACGACACGCCGCTGGCGATCGAGCGCGCCGCGCTCTCGGCCAGCGTCCTGCCCGACCCCGAGGCGATCGGCTCCTCGCTCTATGCGGCGCTGGGCACGACCGGCAATCGCCCGGTACGCGCCGTGCAGCGCATCTCGGCCACCAACCTCGGCGACGCCGATGCGCGCCTGCTGGAAGTGCCGCCGGGGGTTGCCGGTCTGCAGATCGAGCGCATTTCCTATCTGGCAAGCGGCAAGGTGATCGAGTTCACCCGCTCGGTCTACAGGGGCGACGCCTATGATTTCGTCGCGGAACTCCGGCTGACCGGGCCGGGAGAGGAGATCCGGCAATGA
- the rpe gene encoding ribulose-phosphate 3-epimerase: MSKKTLIAPSVLASDFSKLGDEVEAVAAAGADWIHLDVMDGHFVPNITFGPPVIKAIRNRTKAFFDCHLMIAPADPYLAAFAEAGCDGMTVHAEAGPHLDRSLQTIKSLGKKAGVSLNPATPETAIEYVLDRLDLILIMTVNPGFGGQAFIPAIVDKVKRVKALIGSRPIHIEIDGGVSAETAPLVTAAGANVLVAGAAVFKGGSVEAYRANIEAIRTAADRAVG; encoded by the coding sequence ATGAGCAAGAAGACCCTGATCGCGCCATCGGTGCTGGCTTCGGATTTCTCCAAGCTCGGCGACGAGGTCGAGGCCGTCGCGGCGGCCGGCGCCGACTGGATCCATCTCGACGTGATGGACGGCCATTTCGTACCCAACATCACCTTCGGCCCGCCGGTGATCAAGGCGATCCGCAACCGCACCAAGGCCTTCTTCGACTGCCATCTGATGATTGCGCCGGCCGATCCTTACCTGGCGGCCTTCGCCGAAGCCGGCTGCGACGGCATGACGGTTCACGCCGAGGCCGGGCCGCATCTCGACCGTTCGCTGCAGACCATCAAGAGCCTTGGCAAGAAGGCCGGCGTCTCGCTCAACCCGGCGACGCCAGAAACGGCGATCGAGTATGTGCTCGACCGGCTGGACCTCATCCTGATCATGACCGTCAATCCGGGCTTCGGCGGACAGGCTTTCATCCCGGCGATCGTCGACAAGGTGAAACGGGTCAAGGCGCTGATCGGCAGCCGGCCGATCCACATCGAGATCGACGGCGGCGTTTCAGCCGAAACGGCGCCGCTGGTGACCGCGGCCGGCGCCAATGTGCTGGTGGCGGGCGCCGCCGTCTTCAAGGGCGGCAGCGTCGAAGCCTACAGGGCAAATATCGAAGCAATTCGAACGGCCGCCGACAGAGCCGTCGGTTAA
- a CDS encoding N-acetylmuramic acid 6-phosphate etherase, with protein sequence MAETRTEALHQNAEGLDVQAPEAILAFLANAQIEASKAVHGAIPAIAVAAELIAKQLKSGGRLAYAAAGSSGLMALADALELPGTFGIARDRIAILIAGGDEAFRTLAGGPEDDTGEAATAVAAADIGKGDCLIAISASGSTPYAVQALQDARRGGAATIAIANNRGAALFKQADVAILLETPPELIAGSTRMGAGTAQKIALNMLSTLAAIHLGHVHDGYMVNLTADNIKLRDRAVRMVAAISGKSRDDAARLLEESGGGVKTAILLAAGAANADAAEKILEGTGQKLRPALSALGHDPEKWNPLFGKDHALTKK encoded by the coding sequence ATGGCCGAGACGCGCACGGAAGCGCTTCACCAGAATGCCGAGGGGCTGGATGTCCAGGCTCCGGAAGCCATTCTGGCGTTCCTGGCCAATGCCCAGATCGAGGCCAGCAAGGCCGTGCACGGCGCCATTCCGGCAATCGCCGTTGCCGCCGAACTCATCGCGAAGCAGTTGAAGAGCGGCGGCAGGCTCGCCTATGCGGCGGCCGGCAGCTCCGGCCTTATGGCGCTGGCCGATGCGCTGGAACTGCCCGGCACGTTCGGCATTGCGCGCGACCGCATCGCCATCCTGATCGCGGGCGGCGACGAGGCCTTCCGCACGCTGGCCGGCGGACCGGAGGACGACACCGGGGAAGCAGCGACGGCCGTTGCCGCGGCCGATATCGGCAAGGGCGACTGCCTGATCGCCATTTCAGCCAGCGGCTCGACCCCTTATGCGGTCCAGGCGCTGCAGGACGCGCGGCGCGGGGGCGCCGCCACCATCGCCATCGCCAACAACCGGGGCGCCGCGCTGTTCAAGCAAGCCGACGTCGCCATCCTGCTCGAAACGCCCCCGGAGTTGATCGCCGGCTCGACGCGCATGGGCGCGGGCACCGCGCAGAAGATCGCGCTCAACATGCTGTCGACGCTCGCCGCCATCCATCTCGGCCATGTCCATGACGGCTACATGGTCAATCTCACCGCCGACAACATCAAGCTGCGCGACCGCGCCGTGCGCATGGTCGCCGCCATCAGCGGCAAGAGCCGCGACGACGCCGCCCGCCTGCTCGAGGAAAGCGGCGGCGGCGTCAAGACCGCCATTCTGCTCGCCGCCGGCGCCGCCAACGCCGACGCGGCCGAGAAGATACTGGAAGGAACCGGCCAGAAGCTTCGGCCGGCGCTTTCCGCGCTGGGGCATGATCCCGAAAAGTGGAACCCGCTTTTCGGAAAAGATCATGCCCTAACAAAGAAGTAG
- a CDS encoding ABC transporter substrate-binding protein yields the protein MKTKLLTALLLGTSILGTTGMALAEDVTLNIESWRGDDLTIWKDKLIPAFEAKNPGIKVVFAPSAPTEYDAALGAKLAAGSAGDLITCRPFDKSLELFKKGNLADLSSLPGMENFSPVAKSAWQTDDGKSSFCVPMASVIHGFIYNKDAFDKLGLKVPTTRDEFFAVLDKIKADGTYIPMAMGTKDLWEAATMGYQNIGPNYWKGEEGRAALIKGEQKLTDKDWVAPYEELAKWKPYLGDGFEAQTYPDSQNLFTLGRAAIYPAGSWEIGLFNTQAQFKMGAFPPPVEKAGDTCYISDHTDIGMGLNAASKHADAAKTFLSWVASPDFATIYANALPGFFSLNSSPVKMEDPLAQEFVSWRGKCKSTIRSTYQILSRGTPNLENETWVESANVINGTDTPEAAAKKLQAGLDSWYKPAK from the coding sequence ATGAAGACCAAACTACTGACGGCCCTTCTGCTCGGCACAAGCATCCTCGGCACGACCGGGATGGCGCTGGCCGAGGACGTAACGCTCAACATCGAAAGCTGGCGCGGCGACGACCTGACCATCTGGAAGGACAAGCTGATCCCGGCCTTCGAAGCCAAGAACCCCGGCATCAAGGTGGTGTTCGCGCCTTCGGCCCCGACCGAGTATGACGCGGCCCTCGGCGCCAAGCTCGCCGCCGGCTCGGCGGGCGACCTGATCACCTGCCGCCCCTTCGACAAGTCGCTCGAGTTGTTCAAGAAGGGCAACCTCGCCGACCTTAGCTCGCTGCCGGGCATGGAAAACTTCTCGCCCGTCGCCAAGTCCGCCTGGCAGACCGACGACGGCAAGTCGAGCTTCTGCGTGCCGATGGCCTCGGTCATCCACGGCTTCATCTACAACAAGGACGCGTTCGACAAGCTCGGCCTGAAGGTGCCGACGACCCGCGACGAGTTCTTCGCCGTGCTCGACAAGATCAAGGCCGACGGCACCTACATCCCGATGGCGATGGGCACCAAGGACCTCTGGGAAGCCGCGACCATGGGCTACCAGAATATCGGCCCGAACTACTGGAAGGGCGAAGAAGGCCGCGCGGCCCTGATCAAGGGCGAGCAGAAGCTGACCGACAAGGACTGGGTCGCGCCCTATGAGGAACTGGCCAAGTGGAAGCCGTATCTCGGCGACGGCTTCGAGGCGCAGACCTATCCGGACAGCCAGAACCTGTTCACGCTCGGCCGCGCCGCCATCTACCCGGCCGGCTCGTGGGAAATCGGCCTGTTCAACACCCAGGCCCAGTTCAAGATGGGCGCCTTCCCGCCGCCGGTCGAGAAGGCCGGCGACACCTGCTACATCTCCGACCATACCGACATCGGCATGGGCCTGAACGCTGCTTCCAAGCACGCGGATGCGGCAAAGACCTTCCTGTCCTGGGTGGCCTCGCCGGATTTCGCCACCATCTACGCCAACGCGCTGCCGGGCTTCTTCAGCCTGAACTCCTCGCCGGTGAAGATGGAAGACCCGTTGGCGCAGGAGTTCGTTTCCTGGCGCGGCAAGTGCAAGTCGACGATCCGCTCGACCTACCAGATCCTGTCGCGCGGCACGCCGAACCTCGAGAACGAGACCTGGGTCGAATCGGCCAATGTGATCAACGGCACCGATACCCCGGAAGCCGCGGCCAAGAAGCTGCAGGCCGGCCTCGACAGCTGGTATAAGCCGGCGAAGTAA
- a CDS encoding GntR family transcriptional regulator: MTNGNTEPGESKGAKSTLASSVYQQLRDDLLRGALESETKLRVEWVVSRYGAGASPVREALNRLAAEGLLGRHDQRGFFLMPVSAAELEELTRTRCWLEERALRESIAHRTAEWEEQLVLALHRLARAERRLPEDPATNNPEWEKLHRAFHRALIAACRSHWLIGFCDQLSDQASRYRLISQNAPGMGRDDLGEHRMIAERTLDGDADGAVEALLNHYRLTAAMCMERFAQGYDPKAGVAKGRRR; the protein is encoded by the coding sequence TTGACAAACGGAAACACCGAGCCGGGCGAGAGCAAGGGCGCCAAAAGCACGCTTGCCAGTTCGGTCTACCAGCAACTCCGCGACGACTTGCTGCGCGGAGCTCTGGAGTCCGAGACGAAACTGCGTGTCGAATGGGTCGTTTCCCGCTATGGCGCCGGCGCTTCGCCGGTGCGCGAGGCACTCAACCGCCTGGCCGCCGAGGGCCTGCTCGGCCGTCACGACCAACGCGGCTTCTTCCTGATGCCGGTCAGCGCCGCGGAGCTGGAGGAGTTGACGCGTACGCGCTGCTGGCTGGAGGAGCGAGCGCTGCGCGAATCCATTGCGCACCGCACCGCCGAATGGGAAGAGCAGCTGGTGCTGGCCCTGCACCGCCTCGCGCGCGCCGAGCGCCGCCTGCCGGAAGACCCGGCAACCAACAATCCGGAATGGGAGAAGCTGCACCGCGCCTTCCATCGCGCGCTGATCGCGGCGTGCCGGTCGCACTGGTTGATCGGCTTTTGCGATCAGCTTTCCGATCAGGCTTCGCGCTACCGCCTGATCTCGCAAAACGCGCCGGGCATGGGACGCGACGATCTTGGCGAGCACCGCATGATTGCCGAGCGCACGCTGGATGGCGACGCCGACGGCGCGGTCGAGGCGCTTCTCAATCATTACCGCCTCACCGCGGCGATGTGCATGGAACGCTTCGCGCAGGGTTATGATCCGAAGGCCGGCGTCGCCAAAGGGCGCCGCAGATAA
- the nagA gene encoding N-acetylglucosamine-6-phosphate deacetylase: protein MSDRFALTGARIFDGADWHDNAALVVKGDAVEAILPAGAIPSGVPAVETGGGLLVPGFVDIQVNGGGGVMLNDHPDVASIETICRAHAPFGTTALLVTLITDTPAVTAAAIAAGAEAAREKAPGFLGLHLEGPHLSVARKGAHDPALIRPMTDADQAALIAARKELPVLLTTIAPESVEPVRVTALAKAGVVVSLGHSDTDYSTASAFAGAGATVVTHLFNAMSQIGNREPGLAGAAIDTGGLYAGIIADGIHVHPATMILALRGKQGPGKIVLVTDAMATIGTDMTSFTLNGRTIYRKDGSLRLADGTLAGADLDMISAVRFVHRVVGLDLDEALRMASLYPAEAIGQAHRLGRFANGTAADIVGLSEGLDVRNVWIGGNKVFGA from the coding sequence ATGAGCGACCGTTTCGCACTCACCGGCGCCCGCATCTTCGACGGTGCCGACTGGCATGACAACGCCGCCCTTGTCGTCAAGGGCGACGCGGTCGAGGCCATCCTGCCCGCAGGCGCGATTCCGTCCGGCGTTCCGGCGGTCGAGACCGGTGGTGGCCTGCTGGTGCCTGGTTTCGTCGACATCCAGGTCAATGGCGGCGGCGGCGTGATGCTCAACGACCATCCCGACGTCGCCTCGATTGAGACCATCTGCCGGGCGCACGCGCCCTTCGGCACCACCGCGCTGCTGGTGACGCTGATCACCGACACGCCGGCCGTCACCGCCGCCGCCATCGCCGCCGGCGCCGAGGCGGCCCGGGAAAAGGCGCCGGGCTTCCTCGGCCTGCATCTGGAAGGGCCGCATCTCTCCGTAGCCCGCAAGGGCGCGCATGATCCGGCGCTGATCCGGCCGATGACCGATGCCGACCAGGCCGCGCTCATTGCGGCGCGCAAAGAGCTTCCGGTGCTGCTTACCACGATCGCCCCGGAATCGGTCGAACCGGTCCGTGTCACGGCGCTGGCCAAGGCCGGCGTCGTCGTCAGTCTCGGCCATAGCGATACCGATTATTCGACCGCCAGTGCCTTTGCCGGCGCCGGCGCCACGGTGGTGACGCATCTGTTCAACGCCATGAGCCAGATCGGCAACCGCGAGCCGGGTCTGGCGGGCGCTGCGATCGACACCGGCGGTCTGTACGCCGGCATCATCGCCGACGGCATCCATGTCCATCCCGCGACGATGATCCTGGCGCTGCGCGGCAAGCAGGGACCGGGCAAGATCGTGCTGGTCACCGACGCCATGGCGACGATCGGCACCGATATGACGTCGTTCACGCTGAACGGCCGCACCATCTACCGCAAGGACGGCAGCCTCAGGCTTGCCGACGGAACGCTGGCCGGCGCCGACCTGGACATGATTTCCGCCGTCCGCTTCGTCCACCGCGTCGTCGGCCTCGACCTCGACGAGGCCTTGCGCATGGCCTCGCTCTATCCGGCCGAAGCAATCGGCCAGGCGCATCGCCTCGGCCGCTTCGCCAACGGCACCGCCGCCGACATTGTCGGCCTGTCGGAGGGGCTGGATGTCAGGAACGTCTGGATCGGCGGCAACAAGGTTTTTGGGGCGTAG